A genomic window from Cytobacillus suaedae includes:
- a CDS encoding ABC transporter permease — MNLFINTLRSEFLKIRKTKITQLIIVSPLICTIIAFSGGFAVSENEWLNSYYAMVFTHGTLFLPMITGIYACYVCRYEHLDGGWKQMLTLPLPRYQLYIVKFTMIMLLIGIMQLLLLPGLFLAGTVKGMSGSFPLELVLTSLLGGWIATFPLVALQLWVSTAWKSFAAPMAINVIFTFPSILAVNSEKFGPYYPWAQPFLGMIPMEGPDSMFFFSVQTLIFVILGSFLVFFFGGLRMFLRRVY, encoded by the coding sequence ATGAATTTATTTATTAATACACTACGATCAGAGTTTTTAAAAATAAGAAAAACAAAGATTACTCAGTTAATCATTGTTAGCCCATTAATATGTACCATCATCGCCTTTAGTGGTGGGTTTGCTGTATCTGAAAATGAATGGCTTAATTCTTATTATGCGATGGTATTTACACATGGCACATTATTTCTTCCGATGATTACTGGAATTTATGCTTGTTATGTTTGTCGATATGAACATTTAGATGGTGGATGGAAGCAGATGCTTACGCTCCCGCTTCCTCGTTACCAACTTTATATTGTAAAGTTTACAATGATTATGTTATTGATTGGTATCATGCAACTCCTTCTCCTCCCGGGTCTATTTCTAGCCGGTACAGTAAAAGGAATGTCCGGATCTTTTCCATTAGAGCTTGTGTTGACGAGTCTGTTAGGCGGGTGGATCGCAACATTCCCATTAGTTGCATTACAACTTTGGGTTTCTACAGCATGGAAAAGCTTTGCCGCACCAATGGCGATTAATGTTATTTTCACCTTCCCTAGTATTCTTGCTGTGAACTCAGAAAAATTCGGTCCGTATTATCCATGGGCTCAGCCCTTCTTAGGCATGATTCCAATGGAAGGACCAGACAGTATGTTTTTCTTTAGTGTTCAAACTCTTATTTTTGTTATTTTAGGTAGTTTCCTTGTTTTCTTTTTTGGTGGATTGAGAATGTTTTTGAGGAGAGTATATTGA
- a CDS encoding GNAT family N-acetyltransferase: MNLTFEVLPDEKIETLRESCNDLMDFQKSVAYVKPELFDSMNFDTRFLPSFKKAIHNYTVVVKDNGEVIAYVYSNVSQKEVYSNEFATFFDMDSVSTQNVGCLSQFYIKENYRQYGIGSKLFNLSMDWLRQFDDVEDYFIYVSNGNKNALEFYKRKGFKVSHDILDGFITVLRSKKEF, encoded by the coding sequence GTGAACTTAACTTTTGAGGTATTACCTGATGAAAAGATTGAAACTTTACGAGAGTCATGCAATGATCTTATGGACTTTCAAAAGTCAGTAGCTTATGTGAAACCAGAGTTATTTGACAGTATGAATTTTGATACTCGTTTCCTCCCTTCGTTTAAAAAAGCCATTCATAATTATACGGTTGTTGTAAAGGACAATGGAGAGGTCATTGCATATGTGTATTCAAATGTCTCTCAAAAGGAAGTCTATTCAAATGAATTTGCTACATTTTTTGATATGGATTCTGTAAGTACTCAAAATGTTGGTTGTTTATCTCAGTTTTATATAAAAGAAAACTACAGGCAATATGGGATTGGATCGAAGTTATTTAATTTATCAATGGATTGGCTAAGACAATTTGACGATGTAGAAGATTATTTTATCTATGTCTCCAACGGCAATAAGAATGCTTTAGAATTCTACAAACGTAAAGGATTTAAAGTAAGTCATGATATCCTAGATGGCTTTATAACGGTTTTGAGAAGTAAAAAGGAATTTTAG
- a CDS encoding HAMP domain-containing histidine kinase, whose protein sequence is MKLKMSLQTKYLLLIIGAILAIPFLLTILSMIVFLPFVYVSQDEYGHVYQANELESMWHEEAKQLKGKGEEEINQTLLHVKDQYKEAGMFWVNQVGFTQEVIDPFGTIPEKWSASDSISFMKKSFGGDPFTVVAFIGEDRNQGFMVFQMPKKYMEPPLIRFQDKYNHLYILTFVILITLFLFISWLFFKGIRKRLVRLQEAMIPTNSLIPNPIKISKEDEIGRLEESFNNMVSALQESREKEQKELKLRQQLIANLSHDLRTPLTVLRGNLYSLRKEIQSEKSIELVETMDDKISYVADLIENLLSYTLLSSGKYPYEPQQLNIVRLVRNHLATWYSVLEEEGFEVDIDLPEQALYWEVDEKWLKRIIDNLLQNVLRHARSGKFVRIAIQEGTLIVEDRGPGMDGATNETKGSGIGLTIISMMTREMNIKWKMESSEEGLKMTFSSKGKGS, encoded by the coding sequence ATGAAGTTGAAAATGTCGCTGCAAACCAAATATCTTTTATTAATTATTGGAGCAATTTTAGCCATTCCTTTCCTACTTACGATTTTATCGATGATTGTATTTCTACCTTTTGTCTATGTATCTCAAGATGAATATGGACATGTTTATCAGGCAAATGAACTTGAAAGCATGTGGCATGAAGAAGCTAAACAGTTAAAGGGAAAAGGGGAAGAGGAGATTAACCAAACGTTATTACATGTAAAGGATCAGTATAAAGAAGCGGGTATGTTTTGGGTTAATCAGGTTGGTTTTACACAGGAGGTAATTGACCCATTTGGAACAATTCCTGAAAAATGGTCAGCTTCAGATAGCATTTCTTTTATGAAAAAAAGCTTTGGTGGAGATCCGTTTACAGTCGTTGCTTTTATAGGGGAAGACAGAAATCAAGGTTTTATGGTTTTTCAAATGCCAAAAAAGTATATGGAACCACCGTTAATTCGATTTCAAGATAAATACAACCATCTTTATATACTTACATTTGTGATATTAATTACCCTTTTCTTGTTTATATCTTGGCTATTTTTTAAAGGAATTCGAAAACGACTTGTTCGTCTTCAGGAAGCAATGATTCCTACTAATTCATTAATACCTAATCCTATTAAAATCTCTAAAGAAGATGAAATAGGAAGATTAGAAGAGTCATTTAATAATATGGTATCTGCACTACAAGAAAGTAGGGAAAAAGAGCAAAAAGAGTTAAAACTGAGACAGCAGCTTATCGCTAACCTGTCACATGATTTAAGGACCCCTTTAACAGTATTGCGGGGTAATCTATATAGTTTGAGAAAAGAAATTCAATCTGAAAAATCGATAGAGCTAGTTGAAACGATGGATGACAAAATTAGTTATGTTGCTGATTTAATTGAAAATCTCTTATCATACACATTACTATCTTCTGGAAAGTACCCATACGAACCCCAGCAACTAAATATTGTTCGATTGGTACGAAACCATCTTGCTACCTGGTATTCAGTTTTGGAAGAAGAAGGATTCGAGGTTGATATAGACTTACCTGAACAAGCTCTATATTGGGAAGTAGATGAAAAGTGGCTGAAACGAATTATAGATAACCTCCTTCAAAATGTGTTGAGGCATGCCAGAAGCGGCAAATTTGTCCGAATCGCTATACAAGAAGGGACTCTTATTGTAGAAGATCGAGGACCTGGAATGGACGGAGCTACAAATGAAACAAAAGGTTCTGGAATAGGACTAACGATTATTTCGATGATGACAAGGGAAATGAACATTAAATGGAAGATGGAATCGAGTGAGGAAGGATTGAAGATGACTTTTTCATCAAAGGGGAAAGGCAGTTAA
- a CDS encoding GNAT family N-acetyltransferase has translation MKTLLEDFAVRSPIMEDASAVTDFVSIVDIDEFGFPDIEIQDVIDLWNELPINKNVWIIELKDSKHIVGYGFIEESGEDSLYSSAFVHPQFKGKGIGTSLLELIDIRAKEIRSIKEKSLKLDNVIPATNTNAINLLESRDYQFNRLYQRMRIDMDTMPESVSLPQDITIRPYQHELDAVRLHATHQETFKDTRDFSPQPYDEWIKQKSTANYDQTLWFVAYAGDELVGFIICKLFDGEHIYVDRLGVKRPWRKHGIGLSLINTVFRESYQRGNKTVLISVDSNSLTKANLLYEQAGFKTVFKVAAFQKMI, from the coding sequence TTGAAAACATTACTTGAAGATTTTGCTGTGAGGTCCCCTATAATGGAGGATGCTTCTGCTGTTACTGATTTTGTATCTATTGTAGATATTGATGAATTTGGATTTCCCGATATAGAAATACAGGATGTTATTGATTTATGGAACGAGCTACCGATAAACAAAAATGTTTGGATCATTGAGTTAAAAGATTCAAAACATATTGTAGGGTACGGATTTATTGAGGAATCCGGAGAAGATAGTCTTTACTCCAGCGCCTTTGTTCATCCACAATTTAAAGGCAAGGGAATCGGAACGAGCTTACTAGAATTAATTGATATTCGTGCAAAGGAAATTAGAAGTATAAAAGAGAAATCTCTTAAATTAGATAATGTAATTCCAGCTACCAATACCAATGCAATTAACCTTTTAGAATCAAGAGACTACCAATTTAATAGACTTTATCAACGGATGAGAATTGATATGGATACGATGCCAGAATCTGTTTCTCTCCCACAAGATATTACTATACGTCCGTATCAGCATGAACTAGATGCCGTTCGCCTTCATGCAACCCATCAGGAAACATTCAAAGATACAAGAGATTTTTCACCTCAACCCTATGACGAGTGGATAAAGCAAAAGAGTACAGCAAACTATGATCAAACATTATGGTTTGTTGCCTATGCTGGTGATGAACTTGTTGGATTTATTATTTGTAAACTATTTGATGGTGAACATATCTACGTTGACCGATTAGGAGTAAAACGTCCTTGGAGAAAACATGGAATTGGTTTGTCACTTATTAATACCGTATTTAGAGAATCCTATCAACGTGGAAATAAAACAGTATTAATTTCTGTTGATTCTAATAGTTTAACAAAAGCTAATCTTCTTTATGAACAAGCAGGCTTTAAGACTGTATTTAAAGTTGCAGCGTTCCAAAAAATGATTTAA
- a CDS encoding response regulator transcription factor — MKSILYIEDEKDIGAWVKEELESNGYEVTWLTSGDGAMEHLESTDLIILDVMLPGLDGFSLGQRFKREYPETPILMLSARIAVEDKVQGLTFADDYVTKPFHPKEIIARLEVLLRRYNKYQEKTVRLRHLEVNLEENRILDTRTDEEIILTGKQYHIFFYLLKHLNQILTKEQIYEGIWNESLIEGDKSLMVHIRHLREKIEIDPSNPTILETIRGIGYRVKK; from the coding sequence TTGAAAAGCATTCTATATATAGAAGATGAAAAAGATATTGGCGCATGGGTAAAAGAAGAATTAGAGTCCAATGGATATGAAGTTACCTGGTTAACGTCTGGGGATGGAGCAATGGAACATCTAGAAAGTACCGATCTTATCATACTAGATGTAATGCTTCCTGGATTAGATGGATTCTCATTGGGACAGCGTTTTAAGCGTGAATACCCAGAGACTCCTATTTTAATGCTTTCAGCAAGAATAGCAGTAGAAGACAAGGTACAAGGGTTAACCTTTGCAGATGATTATGTGACTAAACCATTCCACCCAAAAGAGATTATCGCAAGACTTGAGGTACTTTTAAGAAGATATAACAAGTATCAGGAAAAGACGGTGCGCTTGAGGCATCTTGAGGTTAATTTGGAAGAAAACCGTATTCTTGATACACGGACAGATGAGGAGATTATCCTAACTGGAAAACAGTATCATATTTTCTTTTATCTTTTAAAACACTTGAATCAAATATTAACGAAAGAACAAATTTATGAGGGGATATGGAATGAGTCCTTGATTGAAGGGGACAAGTCATTGATGGTCCATATCAGACATTTACGAGAAAAAATCGAAATTGATCCGAGTAATCCAACAATCCTTGAAACAATACGTGGAATAGGGTATAGGGTGAAAAAATGA
- a CDS encoding ABC transporter permease, producing the protein MLQHLLAAEFLKLKRKWAWFLVFLGPFGVVALQALNFGVRYEYLTKQYEDNLWGGLLGNVQSLVPAVLIMGMAIITSIVAHVDHENRSWKHLLSLPISKGSLLLAKFIVSIVLLGVSTLLLVIGTVILGISLKFGVDSIPLMEITKMALFSYLAALPILALQLWIAVIYSHQGAAITIGILGALFSTYSFKMPDWVIWKWPSLLNNWEVPVYSAYLGMGTGLVIFLIATIHFKKRDVEE; encoded by the coding sequence ATGTTGCAACATCTACTAGCAGCTGAATTTTTAAAACTTAAGCGCAAGTGGGCCTGGTTCCTAGTATTCCTCGGCCCCTTTGGAGTAGTAGCCCTTCAAGCATTGAACTTCGGGGTTCGTTACGAATATTTAACGAAGCAATACGAGGATAACCTTTGGGGAGGTTTACTAGGAAATGTTCAATCATTAGTACCTGCGGTTTTAATTATGGGAATGGCTATCATTACATCGATTGTTGCCCATGTTGACCACGAAAATCGTTCATGGAAGCATTTGCTTTCATTACCGATTAGTAAGGGTTCTTTACTTTTAGCAAAATTCATTGTCAGTATTGTGTTGTTAGGAGTTTCTACTTTATTACTGGTGATTGGAACGGTTATCCTTGGGATTTCTTTGAAATTTGGAGTAGATTCAATTCCTCTCATGGAAATAACAAAAATGGCACTCTTCTCTTATTTAGCTGCACTACCTATCTTAGCACTACAACTTTGGATTGCAGTTATTTATAGTCATCAAGGGGCAGCTATCACAATCGGTATTCTAGGGGCGTTATTTTCAACCTACTCTTTTAAAATGCCAGATTGGGTGATTTGGAAATGGCCTTCGTTACTAAATAATTGGGAGGTACCCGTATATAGTGCGTATTTGGGAATGGGCACAGGACTTGTTATTTTCCTCATAGCCACCATTCATTTTAAAAAGAGGGATGTGGAAGAATGA
- a CDS encoding ABC transporter ATP-binding protein, translating to MNYFIETRNLTKKYGRQQYVVNTVNLKIEKGQIYGFLGPNGAGKTTTIRMLLGLITPTYGDISFFGKSFKKNKMEILRDIGSLVESPSYYGHLNAIENLEVYRKILGVNKTRIQEVLEIVGLTSAATKKVKEFSLGMKQRLGIATALLGNPEILILDEPTNGLDPSGIQEIRNLLKRLASESGLTIIVSSHLLSEIDQMATHVGIISKGQLIFQDSIEELRKKSKSSIRFEVGQTRNAWNVLLAKGLECEQKDDSIYLHNADHTTVAMVIESLVKNHIPVYRVEGHTSSLEDIFLKIIEEDNGHVATSTSS from the coding sequence ATGAATTATTTTATTGAAACGAGAAATCTAACTAAAAAGTATGGACGTCAGCAATATGTTGTTAACACAGTTAATTTAAAAATCGAGAAAGGACAGATTTATGGATTTTTGGGTCCAAATGGTGCAGGGAAAACAACGACGATTCGTATGCTTTTGGGTTTAATAACGCCAACCTATGGTGACATATCGTTCTTTGGCAAAAGTTTTAAAAAGAATAAAATGGAGATTTTACGGGATATTGGATCATTAGTAGAGTCGCCATCTTATTATGGACACTTAAATGCAATTGAAAATCTCGAAGTATATCGAAAAATACTAGGTGTAAATAAAACGCGAATTCAGGAAGTATTAGAAATCGTTGGATTAACCTCTGCTGCCACAAAAAAAGTTAAAGAATTTTCATTAGGAATGAAGCAGCGACTTGGAATTGCTACAGCTTTACTTGGAAATCCAGAGATCTTAATTCTCGATGAGCCAACCAATGGTCTAGATCCTTCAGGTATCCAAGAGATTCGTAACCTTTTGAAGCGACTTGCTTCTGAAAGTGGATTAACAATCATTGTATCTAGTCATCTACTAAGTGAAATTGATCAGATGGCTACACATGTAGGGATTATCTCGAAAGGGCAACTTATTTTCCAAGATTCCATTGAAGAGTTACGTAAAAAATCAAAAAGTTCGATTCGATTTGAAGTGGGGCAAACTCGAAACGCCTGGAACGTACTACTCGCAAAAGGATTAGAGTGTGAACAAAAGGACGACTCTATTTACTTACACAACGCAGACCATACTACGGTTGCCATGGTAATTGAGTCTCTTGTCAAAAATCATATACCGGTATATCGGGTTGAAGGGCACACATCCTCACTTGAAGATATATTCTTGAAAATTATTGAGGAGGACAATGGCCATGTTGCAACATCTACTAGCAGCTGA
- a CDS encoding DUF421 domain-containing protein: MDYSLIWKAALMVSVGFLFLRFVGRKSVSQMTIATTVVLISVGSIIIQPLIDNGITNTLLATSVFILFLIVVEFLGMKFNGFEKLITGKAKVVIQNGELQENTLKKMRLTVDKLEMQLRSKGVTKISDVKTATMEPNGQVGYELIPDAQPLTVGEFKKLMSQLGYTFPQQQPSVTTNTNLFDELTQTNYPPNPEHLH; this comes from the coding sequence ATGGATTACAGTTTAATATGGAAAGCAGCTCTCATGGTCTCAGTAGGTTTTTTATTTCTTCGCTTTGTAGGTAGAAAATCTGTTTCTCAAATGACAATTGCTACTACAGTTGTTTTGATTTCTGTGGGATCAATCATCATCCAGCCATTAATTGACAATGGAATTACTAACACTCTTTTAGCAACATCAGTATTTATATTATTCTTGATAGTAGTCGAATTCCTAGGGATGAAATTTAATGGCTTTGAGAAATTGATAACTGGAAAAGCAAAAGTCGTTATCCAAAATGGAGAGTTGCAGGAAAATACATTAAAGAAGATGCGATTAACTGTTGATAAGCTTGAAATGCAGTTGCGTTCAAAAGGGGTTACAAAAATCTCCGATGTAAAAACAGCAACGATGGAACCAAATGGTCAGGTTGGATATGAATTAATTCCTGATGCACAGCCACTTACTGTTGGAGAGTTTAAAAAGTTGATGTCTCAACTAGGTTATACTTTTCCTCAACAACAACCATCTGTTACAACAAATACGAATCTTTTTGATGAACTAACGCAAACAAATTACCCTCCAAACCCAGAGCACTTACATTAA
- a CDS encoding staygreen family protein yields MSKLNPSKLSVEFKDGVTPLFPTFHRRHTLTHSDETGELFLTIGIQFAYEKINITMRDEVLGEWVNVHGEWMYYIHLYVDGGEFDQNTVKIRNTIFRRELPLALEAIRYGDQTFFHAYPWLDYSPIIVHFLSSSSEYNKVEYWGQFSNYRVM; encoded by the coding sequence ATGAGCAAGTTAAATCCCAGCAAGCTGTCAGTCGAATTTAAAGATGGAGTAACTCCCCTGTTCCCGACTTTTCACCGTCGGCACACTCTCACACATTCAGATGAGACAGGTGAGTTATTCTTAACGATTGGCATACAATTTGCTTATGAAAAAATTAATATAACAATGAGAGATGAAGTACTTGGAGAATGGGTGAATGTACATGGGGAATGGATGTATTACATTCATTTATATGTTGATGGTGGTGAATTCGATCAAAATACTGTAAAAATAAGAAATACCATTTTCAGGCGTGAATTACCCCTTGCATTAGAAGCCATTCGCTATGGGGATCAAACCTTCTTCCATGCCTACCCGTGGCTAGATTACTCACCCATTATTGTCCATTTTCTATCTTCTAGTTCAGAATATAATAAGGTTGAATATTGGGGACAGTTTTCCAATTATCGTGTTATGTAA
- a CDS encoding GtrA family protein, with amino-acid sequence MIKKFMKYSLVGLLCVAIYFLSMFIFVEQVNIEPVLASTISFIIMTLFSYILNKRYTFGGTYSHTQFVKFMVVASIGFVLNVGIMYMIVSILVLHYLIGELFTVLIIPAVNFLLNNYWTFTNK; translated from the coding sequence ATGATAAAAAAATTCATGAAATATAGTCTTGTGGGCTTACTATGTGTTGCCATATATTTTCTATCCATGTTTATTTTTGTAGAACAAGTTAACATTGAGCCGGTCCTGGCATCAACGATTTCCTTTATAATTATGACTCTTTTTTCTTATATCCTAAATAAAAGATATACCTTCGGTGGGACCTACTCTCATACACAGTTCGTGAAGTTCATGGTCGTAGCATCCATCGGTTTCGTCTTAAATGTGGGCATTATGTATATGATTGTTTCTATTCTCGTTTTACATTATCTGATTGGTGAATTATTTACCGTACTCATTATCCCAGCAGTTAATTTTCTATTAAATAATTATTGGACATTTACTAACAAATAA
- a CDS encoding diguanylate cyclase, which translates to MHEVLNIFIANITLIISFMYVALKFKEYLIIRLKQIDNILWIVSLVISLLSIWIMHHPLLYEGMRIDLRGIPIYFISYLGGWKLGLIATILPSWYRFELAGPTVLQGITQGILLPFLIGSLFHRRKAFNPPLTILHIKHMLIGFVAYGIIRSLLMVWTTPATLMTTLLMIGFEAVGLLVIGLINNDVNRNLLHKKELEFHSRHDNMTNLYNLRYFKSKVKILNEQKTPFVIAMFDVDYFKNYNDTHGHPAGDAALRTIGQLLRDSMRREDVFARYGGEEFIICFTNVTSTKSFGIADRFRKLVETYPFYGEELQPNGQITISIGISTTSSDKGLDTLIEEADQALYTAKNAGRNKVHLYNLNS; encoded by the coding sequence ATGCACGAAGTATTAAATATATTTATTGCCAATATCACATTAATTATCTCATTTATGTATGTTGCTTTAAAATTTAAAGAGTACTTAATCATTCGATTAAAACAAATTGATAACATCCTTTGGATTGTTTCACTAGTTATCAGTTTATTAAGTATATGGATCATGCACCATCCATTGTTATACGAAGGAATGCGTATTGATTTAAGGGGAATACCCATCTATTTTATTTCTTATTTAGGTGGATGGAAACTTGGTCTTATCGCCACTATTTTGCCTTCTTGGTATCGGTTTGAGTTAGCTGGACCAACTGTATTGCAAGGGATAACGCAAGGAATACTTCTTCCTTTCCTCATAGGTTCCCTTTTTCATAGAAGAAAGGCATTCAATCCACCTTTAACCATACTACATATTAAACATATGTTAATCGGGTTTGTCGCTTATGGAATTATCAGGTCGTTACTCATGGTTTGGACAACTCCCGCAACACTAATGACCACCCTATTAATGATCGGTTTTGAGGCAGTAGGTCTACTTGTTATTGGTTTAATTAACAACGATGTAAATCGGAATCTATTGCATAAAAAAGAATTGGAATTCCATTCTAGACATGACAATATGACAAACTTGTATAATCTTCGTTATTTTAAATCGAAGGTAAAAATTCTGAATGAACAAAAGACTCCATTTGTGATTGCGATGTTCGATGTTGATTACTTTAAAAACTATAATGATACCCATGGTCATCCAGCTGGCGACGCCGCACTCCGAACAATTGGCCAACTCTTAAGAGATAGTATGAGACGTGAAGATGTATTTGCAAGGTACGGTGGTGAGGAATTCATTATTTGTTTTACAAATGTAACAAGTACAAAAAGTTTTGGTATTGCTGATAGGTTTCGCAAGCTTGTAGAAACCTACCCATTTTATGGAGAAGAACTTCAACCCAATGGCCAAATAACCATATCAATTGGTATTAGCACGACTTCTTCAGACAAAGGTCTTGATACACTAATTGAAGAAGCTGACCAAGCTTTATATACTGCCAAAAATGCAGGTAGAAATAAAGTACATTTGTATAATCTAAATTCTTAA
- a CDS encoding beta-lactamase family protein: protein MMKDLVGKHYKLKPKHLVAVGVTQNGERTYFGMSSDGELRDVGHLVFEVGSVTKVFTTILFMHFVRLGKVGLHDKLNTYIPKMIDSDITLYQLATHTSGLPRDANNMKLKWKNRHNPFKEFQLEDAYSFMENYKSKKKGIAHKPRYSNIGMAMLGNVLASVEELSYEDSLKKYIFEPLQMNDTFITFDQNKTIQEVKAPINLKDYYPRLELYGDAPAGAIKSTIQDMLRFLEANMGLFEHPLYEDMMLSHQNQNLAPLNKDVMMGIGWMISLYGTKKKEIITHGGTTLGFKTHIGFSKEHKIGVVVFDNIHIGFLSLIRMLIKREYTKVESLAEMVYDKHL from the coding sequence ATGATGAAAGATTTAGTAGGAAAACATTATAAGTTAAAGCCTAAACACTTGGTTGCAGTAGGTGTTACTCAAAATGGAGAGAGAACATACTTTGGTATGAGCAGCGATGGAGAGCTTAGGGATGTTGGTCATTTAGTATTTGAGGTTGGGTCAGTTACAAAAGTCTTTACTACGATTTTATTTATGCATTTTGTAAGGCTTGGGAAGGTAGGGTTACATGATAAATTAAATACCTATATCCCTAAAATGATAGATTCAGATATTACGCTATACCAATTGGCAACTCATACCTCTGGACTTCCAAGAGATGCAAACAATATGAAGTTGAAATGGAAGAATCGTCATAACCCATTTAAAGAATTCCAATTGGAAGATGCGTATTCCTTTATGGAAAATTATAAATCAAAAAAGAAAGGTATAGCTCATAAGCCACGCTATTCTAATATTGGAATGGCCATGTTAGGTAATGTGCTAGCATCTGTAGAGGAATTGTCTTATGAAGATTCACTAAAAAAGTATATTTTTGAACCATTACAAATGAATGATACCTTTATTACGTTTGATCAAAATAAAACTATACAAGAAGTAAAGGCACCTATTAATCTAAAAGACTATTATCCTCGTCTTGAGTTGTATGGGGATGCACCGGCTGGAGCAATTAAATCAACGATACAGGATATGTTACGATTCCTTGAAGCTAACATGGGATTGTTCGAACACCCGCTGTATGAAGACATGATGCTAAGCCATCAAAATCAAAATCTAGCTCCGTTAAATAAAGATGTCATGATGGGGATTGGGTGGATGATTTCACTATACGGCACTAAGAAAAAAGAAATAATTACACATGGTGGAACTACCTTGGGCTTTAAAACTCATATCGGTTTTTCAAAAGAGCATAAGATTGGAGTTGTAGTGTTTGATAATATTCATATTGGTTTTCTTAGTCTGATACGGATGTTAATCAAAAGAGAATATACGAAAGTGGAGTCTTTAGCGGAAATGGTATATGACAAACACCTGTGA
- a CDS encoding aspartate--ammonia ligase, with translation MKTTTYECKLGLLQTEIAIKQTKDYFEAELSKALNLIRVSAPLFVKEGKGINDNLNGSERTVSFDGLHLKSEKLEIVQSLAKWKRIALQKYGLKVGQGLCTDMKAIRRDEELDHLHSFYVEQWDWEKVISPEQRNISTLISEVKTIYKVLKDTENYLFEHYPELEPVLPDTIQFITAQELENLFPTLTPKEREDKISKQHGAVFIMQIGGKLRSGAKHDGRSPDYDDWTLNGDLILWYPTLGCSVEISSMGIRVDGKILLRQLFVSGNQDRQELEYHQMILQNALPTSIGGGIGQSRVCMFLLKKAHIGEVHSSVWNESILQECKEANIPLL, from the coding sequence CTGAAAACAACTACGTATGAGTGTAAACTCGGTTTACTTCAAACCGAAATAGCGATAAAACAAACGAAGGATTATTTTGAAGCTGAACTGTCTAAAGCCTTAAATCTAATAAGGGTTTCAGCACCCCTTTTTGTTAAAGAGGGAAAAGGAATTAATGACAATCTAAACGGAAGTGAACGGACTGTCTCTTTTGATGGATTACATTTGAAATCTGAAAAACTTGAAATTGTCCAATCTCTTGCAAAGTGGAAGAGGATTGCCTTACAAAAATATGGTTTAAAAGTAGGGCAGGGGCTTTGTACAGATATGAAGGCGATTAGAAGAGATGAAGAACTAGATCATTTGCACTCTTTTTACGTAGAACAATGGGATTGGGAAAAAGTGATATCACCTGAGCAAAGAAACATAAGTACTTTAATATCTGAGGTGAAAACGATTTATAAGGTTTTAAAAGATACTGAGAACTATTTATTTGAACATTATCCTGAACTTGAACCAGTTTTGCCAGATACAATTCAGTTTATCACTGCTCAGGAGCTTGAGAACCTGTTTCCTACATTAACTCCTAAAGAAAGAGAAGATAAAATTTCAAAGCAGCATGGAGCGGTATTTATTATGCAAATCGGAGGCAAACTTCGCTCTGGAGCAAAACATGACGGACGTTCTCCAGATTATGATGATTGGACATTAAATGGAGACCTGATTCTATGGTATCCAACCTTAGGGTGCTCTGTTGAGATTTCTTCTATGGGTATCCGTGTTGATGGAAAAATTTTATTACGCCAATTGTTTGTTTCAGGAAATCAAGATAGACAAGAACTAGAATACCATCAAATGATTTTACAAAATGCACTACCTACTTCAATAGGGGGAGGCATTGGTCAATCGAGAGTATGCATGTTTTTACTTAAGAAAGCACACATTGGCGAGGTTCACTCCTCCGTCTGGAATGAGTCTATTTTACAGGAATGCAAAGAGGCGAATATTCCTTTATTGTAA